A stretch of Henckelia pumila isolate YLH828 chromosome 4, ASM3356847v2, whole genome shotgun sequence DNA encodes these proteins:
- the LOC140861175 gene encoding uncharacterized protein, translating to MVRSCEGFQRFGNFSHKPAAEMQTIWASCPFDQRGLDSVGPFSIGPGQKIFLLVSVDYFSKWVEAEPLAKIIEGAVLNFIWKNIMCRFGLPRNLISDNGRQFQGIKIMEWCAEMKIRQTFTSVAYPQSNEQTEVTNRMIVRSLQDRLYGVGKD from the coding sequence ATGGTTCGGTCTTGCGAAGGTTTTCAGAGATTTGGAAACTTCTCTCATAAGCCGGCAGCAGAGATGCAGACAATATGGGCATCATGCCCTTTTGATCAACGGGGATTGGATAGCGTGGGACCTTTTTCTATAGGCCCCGGTCAGAAGATTTTCTTGTTAGTTTCCGTGGATTATTTTTCTAAATGGGTGGAAGCTGAGCCCTTAGCCAAAATTATTGAGGGAGCAGTGTTGAATTTCATCTGGAAGAATATTATGTGCCGTTTTGGCCTACCTCGGAATTTGATCTCGGATAATGGTAGGCAATTCCAGGGAATAAAAATAATGGAGTGGTGTGCCGAGATGAAGATAAGGCAGACTTTTACCTCAGTGGCTTATCCTCAGAGCAACGAGCAAACTGAGGTGACCAATCGGATGATTGTCCGATCCTTGCAAGACCGTCTTTATGGTGTTGGGAAGGACTGA